The Erythrolamprus reginae isolate rEryReg1 chromosome 3, rEryReg1.hap1, whole genome shotgun sequence genome contains a region encoding:
- the LOC139163878 gene encoding glutathione S-transferase Mu 1-like yields the protein MEATLGYWNIRGLAHTIRLLLKYTKTPYKEKQYVLGGKVENNEVKSENTSKGVKRLGFALNADMTDWTSVKEKLGLDFPNLPYLIDGERKITQSNAILRYVARKHKMCGETEEEIIMMDTLENHLMDFRMSYAKLCYNPDFEKLKPGYLELLPEELKLLSQFLGDRQWFIGRKLTYIDFIAYDTLDVHQMMDPKCMAQFPNLKDFLHRFEALERIAPYLKSTSFGRVTTGAAI from the exons TTGGCTCATACCATTAGACTGCTCTTAAAATATACCAAGACGCCCTATAAAGAGAAACAGTATGTTCTTGGTGGAAAAG TGGAAAACAATGAAGTGAAATCAGAAAATACTTCTAAAGGTGTTAAAAGACTTGGCTTTG CTCTCAATGCGGATATGACTGACTGGACAAGTGTGAAGGAGAAGCTGGGCTTGGACTTCCCAAAT CTTCCCTATCTTATTGATGGTGAAAGAAAGATTACCCAAAGCAACGCCATCCTTCGATACGTTGCACGCAAGCACAAGATGT GTGGTGAGACTGAAGAAGAAATTATCATGATGGACACACTGGAGAACCACCTCATGGATTTCCGTATGAGCTATGCAAAACTGTGTTACAATCCAGATTTT gaAAAACTAAAGCCTGGGTATTTGGAATTACTACCCGAGGAACTCAAGCTGTTGTCTCAATTTCTGGGAGACAGGCAGTGGTTTATAGGAAGAAAG CTCACCTACATAGATTTCATTGCTTATGATACGTTAGATGTACATCAAATGATGGATCCAAAATGCATGGCTCAGTTCCCAAATCTGAAGGACTTTCTTCATCGCTTTGAG GCCTTGGAGAGGATTGCTCCCTACCTGAAATCCACAAGTTTCGGGAGGGTAACAACTGGAGCTGCCATATGA